One Halosegnis longus DNA window includes the following coding sequences:
- a CDS encoding dihydrolipoyl dehydrogenase, with amino-acid sequence MDDVDFLVIGSGSGLDVANAAASRGQSVAVVEKGPMGGTCLNRGCIPSKQLLYHAEVMETIEEAGEFGIDAAVEDVAFADIVREVNEDVSGDSESIRRGLESSARHTVYDGEGRFVDDRTVEVVDGPDAGATVRAETVLVAAGTRPSVPDIDRLDEVSYLTSTEALQLTTPPEELVIVGGGYIAAELGHFFETFGSDVTIVGRRPNLLPEADEEVATAFTDRYADRFTLHTGHAATRVTETETGIELDARPYEYGDDGAGVHGDPVTVTGDELLVAAGRTPNTDTLNLDATGVETDDRGYVETDEYLQTDAEGVWALGDIVGEYLLKHSANHEAKAVVRNLFGDDPEPVAYDAMPFAVFASPEVAGVGATEADLDGDYAVRTYEYGDTARGDAMHADGFVKVIIDLEGAILGCHIIGPEASNLIQEVVVAMTAGSGTVRDIREAIHIHPALSEVVQRAFSGSFSRP; translated from the coding sequence GTCGCCGTCGTGGAGAAGGGACCGATGGGCGGAACCTGTCTGAATCGTGGCTGCATCCCATCGAAACAGCTGCTGTATCACGCCGAGGTGATGGAAACCATCGAGGAGGCGGGCGAGTTCGGTATCGACGCCGCGGTCGAGGACGTGGCCTTCGCCGACATCGTCCGCGAGGTGAACGAAGACGTGTCGGGCGACTCGGAGTCCATCCGTCGGGGGCTGGAATCGTCCGCACGACACACCGTCTACGACGGGGAAGGACGGTTCGTCGACGACCGGACGGTCGAAGTCGTCGACGGCCCGGACGCGGGCGCGACGGTCCGCGCCGAGACGGTGCTCGTTGCCGCGGGCACCCGTCCGAGCGTGCCGGACATTGACAGACTTGACGAGGTGTCGTATCTGACGAGCACGGAGGCGCTCCAGTTGACCACGCCGCCCGAGGAGCTTGTCATCGTCGGCGGCGGCTACATCGCCGCCGAACTCGGTCACTTCTTCGAGACGTTCGGCAGCGACGTGACGATCGTCGGTAGACGGCCGAACCTCCTTCCGGAGGCCGACGAAGAGGTCGCCACGGCGTTCACCGACCGCTACGCCGACCGATTCACGCTCCACACGGGCCACGCTGCGACGCGCGTCACGGAAACCGAGACGGGTATCGAACTCGACGCGCGCCCGTACGAGTACGGCGACGACGGCGCGGGCGTCCACGGCGACCCGGTGACCGTGACCGGCGACGAACTGCTGGTCGCGGCGGGGCGAACCCCGAACACAGACACTCTGAATCTGGACGCGACGGGCGTCGAGACCGACGACCGGGGGTACGTCGAGACGGACGAGTATCTCCAGACGGACGCGGAGGGCGTGTGGGCGCTCGGCGACATCGTCGGCGAGTATCTGTTGAAACACAGCGCGAACCACGAGGCGAAGGCCGTCGTCAGAAATCTGTTCGGCGACGACCCGGAGCCGGTGGCGTACGACGCGATGCCGTTTGCCGTCTTCGCCTCGCCCGAGGTCGCCGGCGTCGGCGCGACGGAGGCCGACCTCGACGGCGACTACGCGGTCCGGACCTACGAGTACGGCGACACCGCGCGGGGGGATGCGATGCACGCCGACGGCTTCGTGAAGGTCATCATCGACCTGGAGGGGGCGATTCTCGGCTGTCACATCATCGGGCCGGAGGCGTCGAACCTGATTCAGGAGGTCGTCGTCGCGATGACCGCCGGCTCGGGGACGGTGCGGGATATCCGCGAGGCGATCCACATCCACCCGGCGCTGTCGGAGGTCGTCCAGCGCGCGTTCTCGGGGTCCTTCTCCCGCCCCTGA
- a CDS encoding UPF0179 family protein translates to MTTVTLIGTRLAEPGTEFVYGGEATACEGCPYRDQCLNLTEGRRYTVETVRENTQTLDCAVHDEGVQAVEVTPAPIRANVLSKSAYAGSTAELAGPCPHTGCPSHEFCEPAGASFDAEYRIAEVEGEPPHDYCMLDRDLTLVEFAAAEE, encoded by the coding sequence ATGACTACGGTCACGCTCATCGGGACACGGCTCGCCGAGCCGGGGACCGAGTTCGTCTACGGCGGGGAGGCGACGGCCTGCGAGGGGTGTCCCTACCGCGACCAGTGTCTCAATCTGACCGAGGGTCGCCGCTACACCGTCGAGACGGTGCGCGAGAACACGCAGACGCTCGACTGTGCGGTCCACGACGAAGGGGTACAGGCAGTCGAGGTGACGCCCGCGCCGATTCGGGCGAACGTGCTCTCGAAGTCGGCGTACGCCGGCTCGACGGCCGAACTCGCCGGTCCCTGCCCGCACACGGGGTGTCCGAGCCACGAGTTCTGCGAGCCGGCCGGCGCGTCGTTCGACGCCGAGTACCGCATCGCCGAGGTCGAGGGCGAGCCGCCACACGACTACTGCATGCTCGACCGCGACCTCACGCTCGTGGAGTTTGCCGCCGCCGAGGAGTAA
- a CDS encoding DUF5820 family protein: MDDLPDGWDRWNDGETKLVWAYRPDVFNGSSFPAACLPTIYITQGKRTRRPGAERDPSPDTPWYVTLYLEPEVARDDETFPSRDSALAGARDLAARFTEGDVDYRRLYQVPRETYFAKLDELTGRDGATDSPEREL, translated from the coding sequence ATGGATGACCTCCCCGACGGGTGGGACCGCTGGAACGACGGAGAGACGAAGCTCGTGTGGGCGTACCGTCCGGACGTGTTCAACGGCAGCAGCTTCCCGGCGGCCTGTCTGCCGACCATCTACATCACGCAGGGCAAGCGGACGCGCCGGCCCGGAGCCGAGCGCGACCCCTCCCCCGACACCCCGTGGTACGTCACCCTGTATCTGGAGCCGGAGGTCGCCCGCGACGACGAGACGTTCCCCTCGCGCGACAGCGCGCTGGCTGGCGCACGCGACCTCGCCGCCCGCTTCACCGAGGGAGATGTCGACTACCGCCGACTGTATCAGGTGCCTCGCGAGACGTACTTCGCGAAGCTGGACGAACTGACCGGCCGCGACGGAGCAACCGACTCCCCGGAACGGGAGCTTTAG
- a CDS encoding secondary thiamine-phosphate synthase enzyme YjbQ — MQFEVETDEDTSVTDITDEVSGAVPTGRNGTVSVFVPHTTAGVVINEAEPRLEADIARFVGGMVPDAEWHHDEVDDNARAHLASMVLGRDVTVPVMDGALDIGRYQSLLLVDCDGPRVRSVDVV, encoded by the coding sequence ATGCAGTTCGAGGTCGAGACGGACGAGGACACGAGCGTCACCGACATCACCGACGAGGTCTCCGGAGCAGTCCCGACTGGGCGCAACGGAACCGTCTCGGTGTTCGTCCCGCACACGACGGCGGGCGTCGTCATCAACGAGGCGGAGCCGCGGCTCGAAGCCGACATCGCGCGGTTCGTCGGCGGCATGGTCCCCGACGCCGAGTGGCACCACGACGAAGTCGACGACAACGCACGGGCACACCTCGCCTCGATGGTCCTCGGCCGGGACGTGACGGTTCCGGTCATGGACGGTGCACTCGACATCGGCCGGTATCAGTCTCTCCTGCTCGTCGACTGTGACGGGCCGCGGGTCCGGAGCGTCGACGTGGTGTGA
- a CDS encoding DASH family cryptochrome encodes MDTAVVWFRRDLRLHDNETLARAVADADRVVPLYVFDDSEYADSRYIDEPKTGEYRAQFVRESVADLRANLRARGGDLLVRHGDPTDLVPAVAAEHDADAVYFQTMPATEELTTENATKAALADAGIPTERFWTHTLYHLNDLPTGVDSIDDTYTPWRKEVEREATVRDTTETPASVETPDLDVGGIPTLADLGRSESEPDDRRAIDHRGGESAGRERAQTYIWEEDRLREYKETRNGLLGADYSSKFSAWLSQGCLSPRWLHEQVEEYETERVSNDSTYWLIFELLWRDFFQFQFIKHGGDFFGPQGIRGRDAGKEWRRDEQAFERWAAGETGVPFVDANMRELNETGYMSNRGRQNVASFLTDVLEVDWRWGAAYFESRLVDYDVCSNWGNWAYQSGVGNDSRDNYFNVLGQGERYDSGAAYISHWLPELAELPAEYAHRPWKLSDEEQARHGVQVGIDYPRPMVDIEEWYRMH; translated from the coding sequence ATGGACACTGCCGTCGTCTGGTTTCGGCGCGATTTGCGACTTCACGACAACGAGACGCTCGCCCGCGCGGTCGCGGACGCGGACCGCGTCGTCCCGCTGTACGTCTTCGACGATAGCGAGTACGCCGACTCGCGCTACATCGACGAACCGAAGACCGGTGAGTACCGCGCCCAGTTCGTCCGCGAGTCCGTCGCCGACCTCCGCGCGAACCTCCGGGCCCGTGGCGGCGACCTGCTCGTGCGCCACGGCGACCCGACCGACCTCGTCCCGGCGGTGGCAGCCGAGCACGACGCCGACGCGGTCTACTTCCAGACGATGCCCGCGACCGAGGAGCTGACGACGGAGAACGCGACGAAGGCCGCCCTCGCGGATGCGGGAATCCCGACCGAACGGTTCTGGACCCACACGCTGTATCACCTCAACGACCTGCCCACGGGGGTCGATTCCATCGACGACACGTACACGCCGTGGCGCAAGGAAGTCGAGCGCGAGGCGACGGTTCGCGACACCACCGAGACCCCGGCGAGCGTCGAGACGCCGGACCTCGATGTCGGCGGGATTCCGACGCTCGCCGACCTGGGGCGGTCGGAGTCGGAGCCGGACGACCGGCGAGCAATCGACCACCGGGGCGGCGAGTCCGCGGGCCGCGAGCGCGCTCAGACGTACATCTGGGAGGAGGACCGCCTGCGCGAGTACAAGGAGACCCGCAACGGGCTGCTCGGCGCGGACTACTCCTCGAAGTTCTCGGCGTGGCTGTCACAGGGATGTCTCTCGCCCCGGTGGCTCCACGAACAGGTCGAGGAGTACGAGACCGAGCGCGTCTCGAACGACTCGACCTACTGGCTCATCTTCGAGTTGCTGTGGCGCGATTTCTTCCAGTTCCAGTTCATCAAACACGGCGGCGACTTCTTCGGACCACAAGGGATTCGCGGCCGCGACGCGGGCAAGGAGTGGCGACGCGACGAACAGGCCTTCGAGCGGTGGGCCGCCGGCGAGACGGGCGTCCCGTTCGTGGACGCGAACATGCGGGAACTGAACGAGACGGGGTACATGTCGAACCGCGGCCGCCAGAACGTCGCCTCCTTCCTCACCGACGTGCTCGAAGTCGACTGGCGGTGGGGTGCGGCGTACTTCGAATCCCGGCTCGTCGACTACGACGTGTGCTCGAACTGGGGCAACTGGGCGTATCAGTCCGGCGTCGGCAACGACTCGCGGGACAACTATTTCAACGTCCTCGGGCAGGGGGAACGGTACGACTCCGGGGCGGCGTACATCAGCCACTGGCTTCCCGAACTCGCCGAGCTACCGGCGGAGTACGCCCACCGACCGTGGAAGCTGAGCGACGAGGAGCAGGCGCGCCACGGCGTACAGGTCGGAATCGACTACCCGCGGCCGATGGTCGACATCGAAGAGTGGTATCGGATGCACTAG
- a CDS encoding AMP-dependent synthetase/ligase: MIETDTEWFRAESSYSDPSIGETTIPRMFFDSVDRNGPRDAQWYKGGVYDRSLTPDVLPTATTGEFASVTYDELADIVRSLAAGFRELGVEHDDRVGIYANTRMEWAQSDLALLSAGATVTTVYTESSAEQTQYLLDDPSATGVVCENAELLDTLLEIEEDLDLEFIVVIDEFEGHEDRDDILSLGEVYEQGSEAYDDAAFEGWLDEQSMDDLASLIYTSGTTGKPKGVQLTHRNFRANVNQVRRRFADRPDRDDDVPTLSTDTRALSFLPLAHVYERTSGHFVMFASGATVAYAESTDTIADDLATVKPTSATSVPRIYERVFATMREQASGSDVSESIFEWSIGVARDYARAENPGLGLRAKHALADRLVYSSVKETMGGNIEMFISGGGSLSQRLAELFEGMGLPIHEGYGLTETSPVVSTNPPDDLRSGTLGPPLTEMEAKLDPSVVSGDQKAKAEGEIGELLLRGPNVTDGYWNRPDATESAFTDPEEGEGDEPWFRSGDIIEAADDGYLVYHDRLKQLIVLDTGKNVAPGPIEDEFATSERIAQAMVVGDNEKFIAALFVPDMEALERWADKNDIDLPDDEEAIAADERVREWVQAEVDEVNESLSKHEQIKEFRLVGVEWTPDNDMLTPSMKLKRRNVMEEYDHKIEEMYGRDEE, from the coding sequence ATGATTGAGACAGATACCGAGTGGTTCCGCGCGGAATCCTCCTACTCGGACCCCAGCATCGGCGAGACCACTATCCCCCGAATGTTCTTCGACAGCGTCGACCGGAACGGCCCGCGCGACGCCCAGTGGTACAAGGGTGGGGTCTACGACCGCTCGCTCACGCCGGACGTGCTCCCGACCGCGACGACCGGTGAGTTTGCGTCCGTCACGTACGACGAGCTGGCCGACATCGTCCGCTCGCTCGCGGCCGGGTTCCGCGAGCTGGGCGTCGAACACGACGACCGCGTCGGCATCTACGCCAACACGCGCATGGAGTGGGCGCAGTCCGACCTCGCGCTGTTGTCCGCCGGCGCGACCGTCACGACCGTCTACACGGAGTCGTCGGCAGAGCAGACCCAGTATCTGCTCGACGACCCGAGCGCGACCGGCGTCGTCTGTGAGAACGCCGAGCTGCTCGACACGCTGCTCGAAATCGAGGAGGACCTCGACCTGGAGTTCATCGTCGTCATCGACGAGTTCGAGGGTCACGAGGACCGCGACGACATCCTCTCGCTGGGCGAGGTGTACGAGCAGGGCAGCGAGGCGTACGACGACGCGGCGTTCGAGGGGTGGCTCGACGAGCAGTCGATGGACGACCTCGCGTCGCTCATCTACACCTCCGGCACGACGGGCAAGCCGAAGGGCGTCCAACTGACACACCGGAACTTCCGCGCGAACGTGAATCAGGTCCGGCGGCGCTTCGCCGACCGGCCCGACCGGGACGACGACGTACCGACGCTCAGTACCGACACCCGCGCGCTCTCGTTCCTCCCGCTCGCGCACGTGTACGAGCGCACGTCCGGTCACTTCGTCATGTTCGCCTCGGGCGCGACGGTCGCGTACGCCGAGTCGACGGACACGATTGCAGACGACCTCGCGACGGTGAAACCGACCTCCGCGACCTCCGTCCCGCGCATCTACGAGCGCGTCTTCGCGACGATGCGCGAGCAGGCAAGCGGCTCGGACGTGAGCGAGTCCATCTTCGAGTGGTCCATCGGCGTCGCACGCGATTACGCACGCGCGGAGAATCCGGGACTCGGTCTCCGGGCGAAACACGCCCTCGCCGACCGACTCGTCTACTCCTCGGTGAAGGAGACGATGGGCGGCAACATCGAGATGTTCATCTCCGGGGGCGGCTCGCTCTCCCAGCGGCTCGCCGAGCTGTTCGAGGGGATGGGGCTACCCATCCACGAGGGGTACGGGCTGACGGAGACCTCCCCAGTCGTGTCGACGAACCCGCCGGACGACCTCCGGTCGGGGACGCTCGGTCCGCCGCTGACGGAGATGGAGGCGAAGCTCGACCCGTCGGTCGTCTCGGGCGACCAGAAGGCGAAAGCCGAGGGCGAAATCGGTGAACTCCTGCTTCGCGGGCCGAACGTCACCGACGGCTACTGGAACCGCCCGGACGCGACGGAGAGCGCCTTCACCGACCCGGAAGAGGGCGAGGGCGACGAGCCGTGGTTCCGCTCGGGCGACATCATCGAGGCGGCAGACGACGGCTATCTCGTCTATCACGACCGACTCAAACAGCTCATCGTCCTCGACACGGGGAAAAACGTCGCGCCCGGTCCGATCGAAGACGAGTTCGCCACCAGCGAACGCATCGCACAGGCGATGGTCGTCGGCGACAACGAGAAGTTCATCGCGGCGCTGTTCGTCCCGGACATGGAGGCGCTCGAACGCTGGGCCGACAAGAACGACATCGACCTGCCCGACGACGAGGAGGCCATCGCGGCCGACGAGCGCGTCCGCGAGTGGGTCCAAGCCGAGGTGGACGAGGTGAACGAGTCGCTGTCGAAACACGAACAGATCAAGGAGTTCCGGCTGGTCGGCGTCGAGTGGACGCCCGACAACGACATGCTCACGCCGTCGATGAAGCTCAAGCGCCGGAACGTGATGGAGGAGTACGACCACAAAATTGAGGAGATGTACGGCCGCGACGAGGAGTAA
- a CDS encoding Hsp20/alpha crystallin family protein, protein MSTRRSSFEMFSEMEELMDRMRQSMADSVGDVRSWRPQRSAADRYGLLTLEADGEDYRIVADLPGFDTEDIDLRFDDGRLTLTATNEVETNDEHGTHSRSRRVSESLYVPGTIDAESIEASYQNGVLDIHLPVDEPVDSHRIDID, encoded by the coding sequence ATGAGTACCCGACGTAGTTCGTTCGAGATGTTCAGCGAGATGGAGGAACTGATGGACCGGATGCGCCAGTCGATGGCGGACAGCGTCGGCGACGTGCGGTCGTGGCGGCCCCAGCGGTCGGCCGCGGACCGATACGGGCTGTTGACGCTCGAGGCCGACGGCGAGGATTACCGCATCGTGGCGGACCTCCCCGGCTTCGATACCGAGGATATCGACCTCCGATTCGACGACGGTCGGCTCACCCTGACCGCGACCAACGAAGTCGAGACGAACGACGAACACGGCACACACAGCCGCTCGCGACGCGTGAGCGAATCCCTGTACGTCCCCGGCACCATCGACGCAGAGAGCATCGAGGCGAGCTACCAGAACGGCGTCCTCGACATCCACCTCCCAGTCGACGAGCCGGTCGACAGCCACCGCATCGACATCGACTGA
- a CDS encoding cupin domain-containing protein — translation MKPVPFEEAETYEPEDGWRRVSMAGSDRFSFEWFEKPPGHSSPMHDHENEQVCLCLEGELTVVTEDDSVTLEQNDSVLLEANEPHRVENESEELAVGLDVFAPGRDFDFWTDREE, via the coding sequence ATGAAGCCAGTCCCGTTCGAGGAGGCCGAGACGTACGAACCCGAGGACGGCTGGCGGCGCGTCTCGATGGCCGGCAGCGACCGGTTCAGCTTCGAGTGGTTCGAGAAGCCGCCGGGCCACTCCTCGCCGATGCACGACCACGAGAACGAGCAGGTGTGTCTCTGTCTGGAGGGAGAACTCACCGTCGTCACCGAAGACGACTCCGTCACCCTCGAACAGAACGACTCCGTCCTGCTGGAGGCGAACGAGCCTCACCGCGTCGAGAACGAGAGCGAGGAGCTCGCGGTCGGGCTCGACGTGTTCGCGCCCGGACGTGACTTCGACTTCTGGACCGACCGCGAGGAATGA
- a CDS encoding SDR family oxidoreductase, producing the protein MDLAIDGNAALVTASSSGLGKASAKALAREGANVAINGRDEERLADAKAEVEAVATGEVIALPGDLTDADDAERLVEETVDAFDGLDHLVTSAGGPPSGAFIDTDDEDWQEAYDLLVMSVVRLARAAKPHLEAGDGGTIVTITSRSVKEALDSLVLSNSVRMGVIGLEKTLSKEFAPEVRANAVLPGPHETARIENLVDAAVERGEYDSYEEGLDEWAGNPLERIGDPMELGDTVAFLSSPLSGFINGTAIPIDGGATGANL; encoded by the coding sequence ATGGATTTAGCCATTGACGGAAACGCAGCACTCGTGACTGCCTCCTCCAGCGGACTCGGCAAAGCATCGGCCAAGGCGCTCGCCCGCGAGGGAGCCAACGTCGCCATCAACGGCCGCGATGAGGAGCGACTCGCCGACGCGAAAGCCGAGGTCGAGGCCGTCGCGACCGGCGAGGTCATCGCCCTCCCCGGTGACTTGACTGATGCCGACGACGCCGAGCGCCTCGTCGAGGAGACCGTCGACGCCTTCGACGGTCTCGACCACCTCGTCACCTCCGCCGGCGGCCCACCGTCGGGTGCGTTCATAGACACCGACGACGAGGACTGGCAGGAGGCGTACGACCTGCTCGTGATGAGCGTCGTCCGACTGGCGCGTGCCGCGAAACCACATCTCGAAGCTGGTGATGGCGGCACCATCGTCACCATCACCTCCCGGAGCGTGAAGGAAGCGCTGGATTCGCTCGTCTTGTCAAACTCCGTCCGGATGGGCGTCATCGGGCTCGAAAAGACCCTCTCGAAGGAGTTCGCGCCCGAGGTTCGGGCCAACGCGGTCCTACCGGGCCCACACGAGACGGCCCGCATCGAGAATCTCGTCGACGCGGCCGTCGAGCGCGGCGAGTACGACAGCTACGAGGAGGGACTCGACGAGTGGGCGGGGAACCCGCTCGAACGCATCGGCGACCCGATGGAGTTGGGCGACACCGTTGCGTTCCTCTCCTCGCCGCTGTCGGGCTTCATCAACGGGACGGCCATCCCAATCGACGGCGGCGCGACCGGCGCAAATCTATGA
- a CDS encoding 3-hydroxyacyl-CoA dehydrogenase/enoyl-CoA hydratase family protein has protein sequence MEFDDIETITVLGAGSMGHGIAEVAALAGYEVRLRDIKSEFVENGYEQLVWSLDKLAEKEQISEEEADAAADRVTPLVDVEEAVDDTDVVIEAVPEKMEIKKDVYSEVEAYAPDRTIFATNTSSLSITDLSEVTDRPEQFCGMHFFNPPVRMQLVEVITGAHTAESTLDAVEQLAESFGKTPIRVHKDSPGFIVNRILVPLMNEACWMVSDDEATVAEIDSTTKFDMGLPMGAFELGDQVGNDVTYHVLQYLYEVLGDAYEPAPFLKETVDAEQYGKKSGEGFYDYENGGVDIPTDAGSEDIKVRLAAIMANEVGHLVENDVSNPGDIDEAVMLGAGFPEGPAKLADNIGLDRLVEMLESLGETDGHSRFDVSNALREAAEQGGFYGDGDTEETRSYSTIDLAYPGDMVGHIELSREARMNTVNAEMLEELGDALAEFEDDDEVRAVLITGKGDRAFSAGADVSSMASSASPLDGIELSRNGQSTFGAFEESPLPIVAAIDGFALGGGFELAMCADYRLASERSELGLPEHNLGLLPGWGGTQRLQRLVGMSRAKEIIFTAERFDADTMYEYDVVNEVVETDQFEERAHELAADMAAGPPVSRALTKQVMLKGAEDLDAGLELEAQSFGHLLGTDDLMEGITAFMGDSEPEFEGK, from the coding sequence ATGGAGTTCGACGATATCGAGACAATTACCGTACTCGGCGCGGGGAGCATGGGCCACGGCATCGCCGAAGTGGCTGCCCTCGCCGGCTACGAGGTGCGACTGCGCGACATCAAAAGCGAGTTCGTCGAGAACGGCTACGAACAGCTGGTCTGGTCGCTCGACAAGCTCGCGGAGAAAGAACAGATAAGCGAGGAGGAGGCCGACGCCGCTGCCGACCGCGTCACCCCGCTCGTCGACGTGGAGGAAGCCGTCGACGACACCGACGTGGTCATCGAAGCGGTGCCGGAGAAGATGGAGATTAAGAAGGACGTGTACAGCGAGGTAGAGGCGTACGCGCCCGACCGCACCATCTTCGCGACCAACACCTCCTCGCTGTCGATTACGGACCTCTCGGAGGTGACCGACCGTCCCGAGCAGTTCTGCGGGATGCACTTCTTCAATCCGCCCGTTCGGATGCAGTTGGTCGAGGTCATCACCGGCGCGCATACGGCCGAGTCGACGCTCGACGCCGTCGAGCAGCTGGCCGAGTCGTTCGGTAAGACGCCGATTCGCGTCCACAAGGACTCGCCCGGCTTCATCGTTAACCGCATCCTCGTCCCGCTGATGAACGAGGCCTGTTGGATGGTCTCCGACGACGAGGCGACCGTCGCCGAAATCGACTCGACGACGAAGTTCGACATGGGGCTGCCGATGGGTGCCTTCGAACTCGGCGATCAGGTCGGCAACGACGTGACCTACCACGTGCTCCAGTATCTCTACGAGGTGCTCGGTGACGCCTACGAGCCGGCCCCCTTCCTGAAGGAGACCGTCGACGCAGAGCAGTACGGCAAGAAGTCTGGCGAGGGCTTCTACGACTACGAGAACGGCGGCGTCGACATCCCGACGGACGCCGGCAGCGAGGATATCAAGGTGCGACTCGCGGCCATCATGGCAAACGAGGTCGGCCACCTCGTCGAGAACGACGTGTCGAACCCGGGCGACATCGACGAGGCGGTCATGCTCGGTGCCGGCTTCCCGGAGGGACCGGCGAAGCTCGCCGACAACATCGGGCTCGACCGGCTGGTCGAGATGCTCGAATCGCTCGGCGAGACGGACGGCCACTCCCGCTTCGACGTGAGCAACGCGCTGCGCGAAGCGGCCGAGCAGGGCGGCTTCTACGGCGACGGCGACACCGAGGAGACGCGCAGCTACTCTACCATCGACCTCGCGTACCCGGGAGACATGGTCGGCCACATCGAGCTCTCCCGCGAGGCACGGATGAACACCGTCAACGCCGAGATGCTGGAGGAACTCGGCGACGCGCTCGCTGAGTTCGAGGACGACGACGAGGTGCGTGCGGTCCTCATCACCGGCAAGGGCGACCGCGCCTTCTCGGCCGGGGCCGACGTGTCCTCGATGGCCTCCTCGGCCAGCCCGCTCGACGGTATCGAACTGTCGCGCAACGGGCAGTCGACCTTCGGCGCGTTCGAGGAGTCGCCGCTTCCGATTGTCGCCGCCATCGACGGATTCGCCCTCGGCGGCGGCTTCGAGTTGGCGATGTGTGCCGACTATCGACTCGCCTCCGAGCGCTCGGAACTCGGTCTGCCGGAGCACAACCTCGGGCTGCTCCCCGGCTGGGGCGGCACCCAGCGGCTCCAGCGACTCGTCGGGATGTCCCGCGCCAAGGAGATTATCTTCACCGCAGAGCGGTTCGACGCCGACACCATGTACGAGTACGACGTGGTGAACGAGGTCGTCGAGACGGACCAGTTCGAGGAGCGCGCTCACGAACTCGCCGCGGATATGGCGGCCGGTCCGCCGGTCTCGCGTGCGCTCACGAAGCAGGTCATGCTGAAGGGCGCGGAGGACCTCGACGCCGGACTGGAACTTGAAGCCCAGTCCTTCGGCCACCTGCTCGGCACGGACGACCTGATGGAGGGTATCACGGCCTTCATGGGTGACTCCGAGCCGGAGTTCGAAGGCAAATAA